Part of the Candidatus Campbellbacteria bacterium genome is shown below.
ATCTCGAAACGCCAACATTCCGATGGATGTGAGTACAAACAGAGTACAAGCACCCCACAATCTTTTTGTGACAGAGACATCCGACAAATCATATTTCAAATCTCGTTTCACATCCACCTCCTCCCGCTTTTTGCGGGTGACGTTCCCGCCACAATGGGCCCATGAGATCTGCTCGTGAGCAGAGACGATCCGCGCCTCTCAAGGAACATTCGAAACAACAATACGCTTTTGGAGCGTGGTGTCAATCGTATAGAAAAAGCCCCGCCGCGCACTTGCGTGCAGGCGGGGCGGGGCATTAGCCACCAGTCGTTCCTCCCAATGAGGGGGAATTCGGAAGCTTCGTCCCGGGCCAGAATTCCTTCTCGAATCGCTCGGCATCCTCCTGAACTCTGCGGATGATCTGTGCAATCACGGCCCGCAATTTCTCCGGCGAGTCGAACTGGGCCAAGGTGCTCAGCCGTTCGGAGATGAGAATGGCGGGCATCATCACCTGGGGCGGGGTTCCCACCTCGTACAACCTTCTGAGGATGTAGTCGGCGTGGTACTTGATGAGCTCTTCGTCACCCTGCAGTCGAGTTTCGGGCATTTCAGCCTCCTTGTTGTTGGTGAACAGGTTCGGAAAGTATTATATTTTAAAATATACTTTTGTCAAGTCTACAGGAGTGACTCTTGATCAGCTGGTTTTGCACCAATATGTGCACGTCCTTTACCTGTAATGATACGTCCGCGAGGGGAGCGTTCAATAAAACCAAGTTGCATGAGATATGGTTCGTACACTTCTTCAATAGTTGCGGAGTCTTCTGACAGAGAAGCTGCAAGTGTTGAGAGTCCGACGGGTCCGCCGTTGAACGTGTCAACAATAAGTGAAAGTAATTTTTGGTCTGTCGGCGTGAGTCCGCACTCATCAATACCAAGAAGTGTGAGGGCGTCGAGCACAACCTCGTGTGTAACATCTTTTTTGTGTACTTGTGCAAAATCGCGCACGCGTTTGAGCAAATAGTTTGCTGTGCGTGGTGTTGAGCGGCTTCGTTTTGCAATTTCTTTCAATGCGGAAGCATCGGCCTCTACGCCAAGCAGTTTCGCTGAGCGTTTGAGAATAGAAAAAATTTCTTCGTCAGTATAAAACTCCAATCGAAACATTCCTCCAGAAAAACGTGAACGAAGTGGAGCAGAAAGAAGTGCAATGCGCGTTGTTGCGGCAATCAAGGTGAATGGTGGAAGATCCAATTGCACCGTGCGTGCTGACGGACCCTTGCCGATGATGATATCGAGACGCCCCGACTCCATGGCGGGGTAGAGAACTTCTTCAATTGCAGGATTAAGACGATGGATTTCATCAATAAACAAAATATCGTTTGGTGAAAGATTGGTGAGCACCGACGCGAGGTCACCAACGCGTTCAATTGCTGGGCCCGAAGTAATTTTAATTGCGTTGTTCAGTTCGTGAGCAATGAGGTGTGCAAGTGTTGTCTTTCCAAGACCCGCCGGTCCATAAAAAAGGATATGTTCTGGTGCATGCCCGCGCTCTTTTGCGGCAGACAATAAAATATGAAGGTTGTCTTTTGTTTGAGATTGTCCGATGTACTCGTTCCAGTGAGTTGGGCGAAGAGAAGCATCCAAATACACATCGCGGATTTCTTTTGGGGTCTCCTCGGCGGGTTTTTTGGAGGGACTTGAGCCCGTTAGAGTTTTTTCTTTATCGGAAAAAGATGTCATAGGAGTATGTGCCCATTTTACAGGGTATTTTGATGTGGTCCAAGATAAAACTTTAACGGGCTTGACATTCTCAATCAAGTATGCTAGGATACTGTTGTTCTTTTCAGAAGCGGTTTCAGTAAGGGGTGGCGCACGGAAAGTCCTCTCAAGAGGAACGAATATTTTCTCGTGCTTACTTAACAGACAGGCGAGAAACCTCTAAGCAAACGTCATGGTCACATGCACAAAGTCGGTGAGGACCCGTTGGTTGTCTCGATCTCGCATCGAGGTAGCGAACAGTATCCTGAACAGATAATGTGGTTTTGCTTAGAGATTTCTCTTCTGTTAACCTACCCTTTATACTACTCGTTATTAAGAAATAAGGAAAGCCACACCATATACTGCGGTGTGGCTTTCTTGTTTTGTAAAGTTTTTGTTTTCTAACCACCAACCCCTTACTTCTAACTTCCAATATCTATTATTTTGGAGCGGGTCTTTTGTGTTTTGTCTACTTTTTAGATTTCAGGTGTTGGTGGTGCAGCTTTTTCTTCGGTTGTTAAATCCACCACACGCTCAATTTCCTCAAGTGTTGTTTTGCCTTCAAGGACTTTCATAACACCATCTTGAGCCAGTGTGAGAAGACCTTGAAGGTCCGCAGCTTTTCTAATTTCACGTTCAGATGGTGAGGATTCAATAATGTCTTCAATTGCGGCGTTCACGATAATTCCTTCATACAAACCCATACGACCCTTATATCCAAGGCCGTTGCATGCCTCACAGCCACCCTCTCCTGCATGCCACACACGTTCTCGTTGTAGGCTTGCTATTTTACTTGTATCAACAACGGTTCCGAGAACGGCATCAATTTTTTCTTTTTCAACACCCTCGAGAGGTACTTCTTTTTTACATTTTTCACAGAGTATTCGCACAAGTCGTTGTGCAAGTGCAAGTGTAAGAGCAGAACCTAAAATACGAGGATTGATTCCAATGTCGATAAGTCGTGTGAACGCTCCAGCAGCAGAGTTGGTGTGGAGTGTTGAGAACACAAGGTGACCGGTGAGTGCGGCGTGAATGGCAATTTCCGCAGTTTCATTGTCTCGAATTTCACCCACCATGATGATGTCAGGGTCTTGTCGAAGGGCCGCACGTAGTCCGCTTTGAAATGTGTAATCGTGCCCACTATCAACCTGCGTTTGGACGACACCCTTCAAGTGATACTCGATTGGGTCTTCAATGGTGATAATTTTGATATCGGGCGTGTGTACTTTTTTGAGGAATGCGTACAGTGTCGTTGTTTTTCCTGAACCCGTTGGACCAGTAGTGAGAATAAGTCCATTTGGTTTGGCAATTGCAGCGGTTATAATTGCAAACAAATCATCGCGCATACCAAGCCTTTCAATAGACACAGAGATTGAGTCAGGGTTTAAAATACGCATTACGATAGACTCACCATATTGACCAGGAAGAATTGATGTACGAATTTCAATACTGATATCTTTAAAATTGATACTAAAACGACCGTCCTGTGCCTCGTTTTGTACGTTGAGCTTGAGGGTTGAGAGAAGTTTAAAACGTGAAAGTACAAGGTGATATGTTTCCGAATCAATCGTTGCCACATCGGCGAGCACACCGTCCACTCGCATACGAACACGAACATCTTTTTCCTCGGGTTCTATGTGGATGTCGGATGCTTTTGTTGCAAGGGCACTCGAAAGAAGTACTTCAATAATTCGTGAAATACGGTGTGTCTTTTGCATGGCGAGTGCTTCCACAAAGAGTTTTTTGATGTCTTCAAGATGTCGTACTTGTGCAACAAGCGCGGTCATGTCTTCAGATCCAATATCGAGCATTCCCTTTTTGCTTCCCGCTGTGTATGAAAGATCTTTATATCTGTCCCACACAAATGCAAGGCTGTGTGTTGAGGTAAGAGAGAGTGTCGGAGTGAACCCACGACTCTCAAGCTCGGCAAGAACTGTTTTTGTTGCTGGATTTTCTGGTGCGTGTACCGCCACACTGAGCGCTTTTCCTGTGAGTCCAAACGCAGCAATCATCCCTTCGCGCGCCGATTTTTCTGGAATGATAATAAGCGCGTCTGGATTAATTGGAGAAGAGGTGAGGTCAATGTACGGTATAGAATATTTATTTGAAAGCATGTGCATCAAATCCTCCTCCTCTTGTTCGCGGAGTTGCTCGAACTTTTTATTTTGTTTGTCTTCGTCAAAGGTAATCATTACCTATAGTTTACCCCGTGAGATACACACTGACTATACCTTGTGTGGCTTATGACTCGTACACACTCTTTAAAACGCTTTCAACAACATGCAAATAAAATATCTCACGGGGCGTACCTGGGTATCATGTCGTAGAAAGTACACCATATTCCCACCCTTCATCAATGAGTGAGTATTTTTGGGGGTGGTACAATAGGGTCATGAAAAGGGTGGAATGCCAGTCGCTGGATGAGGTGGGCAAGCTCGCACGAGCTTTTTTGGGTACCCTTGTGTCTAGGGAAGATGGGGCAACACTTGTCATCTTAAAAGGGGATCTTGGTGCGGGTAAAACCGCATTTGTAAAAGAAACGGCGCGATTGCTCGGCATTACGGAACACGTAACAAGTCCGACGTTTGTTATTGAAAAACGCTACACACTTCCTTCCGGCTTACTACCTACTACTTCCTACTTTCGCTCCCTCGTCCACATCGATGCATACAGGATGGAAAGTGCACATGAGCTCGAGGTGCTTGGGTGGCAAGAACTTTTGAAAGAACCAAAAACGCTGGTGATGGTGGAGTGGCCTGAACGAGTTGCAGAAAGTATTCCTGAGGGAGCACACGTTATTGAATGCGAATTTGTAAATGAAACGACACGAGCGTTCACACTATAGTATGGCAAAAAAAGAAACAAAAAAAGAAATAAAACGCCTCGTGCTTCTTGATACACACGCAATTATTCACCGCGCCTACCACGCTCTTCCCGACTTTGCATCCGCAACAGGCGAACCAACAGGTGCTTTGTACGGCCTCTCTGCAATGCTTTTGAAAATGGTTACCGAATTGAAACCGGACTACATTGTCGCTGCATATGATTTACCAAAGCCGACGTACCGGCACGAAGCATTTGCTGGATACAAAGCAACGCGCGTGAAGGCAGAAGATGATTTGATACAACAAATACAAAGAAGTCGGGATGTGCTTGAAGCTCTTTCAATACCGTTGTATGAATGTGAAGGATTTGAGGCAGATGATGTGCTCGGCACCATTGTTGAACAGATGAAAAAAAGAGATGATGTTGAAATCATCATTACCTCTGGTGACATGGACACACTCCAACTTGTGGAGGGAAATCGGGTGCGCGTATTCACGCTTCGCAAAGGAATGCACGACACTATTTTGTATGGAGAAAAAGATGTGAAGACTAGATTTGGTTTTGTACCGAAACTTCTCCCTGATTACAAAGGACTCCGAGGCGACCCGTCCGACAACATTCCTGGGATTGTGGGCATTGGTGAGAAGACGGCGACAACACTTGTGACGACATTTGGTTCGCTTAAGGATATCTATGCAGCTCTCAAAAAAGACGAGGAGAAAGTTATCACTTCTGGTGTAACCGCGCGCACTATAAAACTGTTACAAGAAGGGAAAGAAGACGCTGAATTCTCAAAGATGTTGGCAACAATTCGTCGGGATGTTCCCATCTCATTTACACTGCCACCAAAACCATGGAAAGAGACTCTTGACCTCACCGTTGTCATGAAACTGTTTACCGAACTCGGATTTCGCTCGCTGGTCTCTCGACTCAAAGAGCAATTTGGTCGAAGTGAAAAACTTTTTGAAGACACACCAGAACCAACAAAGGAAGTAATTCCTGAAAAAGATTTTGAGGAAGCGTGTCTAGGTTTGTGGTTACTTAATTCAGATATGACATCACCATCTGAAGAAGACCTGCTTGCATATGCAAAAACTGAATCACTTACCGAAGCACGTACAAAAATTCTTACAGATGTTGCAAAGGAAGGGCTCACTACTGTACTTGAGCAGATTGAAAAACCCCTCACACCCGTTCTTAAAAAAATGACGGCAACAGGTATTCGGCTTGATAGTGAGTATCTCAAAGAATTGTCGCGCGATTACCACAGCGAATTGGATGCGCTTGCACGACGTATTTATCAACATGCGGGAGGTGAGTTTAATATCAATTCACCACGCCAACTCGGAGATGTGCTTTTTGAAAAAATGGGATTGAAGGGTGGTAAAAAAACCGCCACAGGACAACGCTCAACGCGTGAATCAGAATTACAAAAACTTGTTGATACTCATCCGATTATTAATGAAATTTTGGAGCATCGTGAATTGCAAAAACTACTTTCCACTTACATTGACGCATTTCCATCTCTGATTGGCGACGACGGACGTTTACACACAACATTTATGCAGACGGGCACAACAACAGGGCGATTGTCGTCTCAAAATCCAAACTTGCAAAATATTCCAATTCGAACAGAACTTGGGCGTGCGGTACGCGGAGCATTTGTTGCAGAAAAAGGATACGCACTCGTTGCGTTTGATTATTCACAAATTGAATTACGTATTGCGGCGATTATGTCTCGCGATGAAAAGCTAGTGAAGACGTTTCACGAAGGAGGGGACATTCACACAACGGTTGCCGCAGAAATATTTAACGTTGCCCCAGAAGATGTAACTGCCGACATGCGACGAACAACAAAGGTTATTAACTTTGGCGTGCTCTATGGTATGGGCGCGAATGCTCTTGCACAGACAGCAAAAATGCCCCGAAGTGATGCCCAAAAATATCTTGCTGAATACGAAAAAACATTTATTGGTTTACGTGATTATATTTCTAAGGCAAAAGGCGAGGTTCGCAAAAAGGGGTATACGGAAACACTTTTTGGTCGTCGTCGACGGCTCTCCGCTATTCGTTCGCCGTTGCCATTTATGCAAGCCGAAGCGGAACGTCAGGCGGTCAATGCGCCCATTCAAGGTACGTCAGCAGATATCATAAAAATTGCCATGATTCGTGCGGACGAACACATAACAGAGAACAAGCTTTCTGAAGACGTTCGTTTGGTGTTACAAATTCATGACGAATTGATATTTGAAGTGCGCGAAGAAAAAGTTGCCGAGATTGTTCCTATTATTAAAAATATTATGGAGAAAGCCTTACCCGCGGATAAGGCAGGTGGAGTACCCATTCTTACCGAAGCCTCATCAGGAAAGAGGTGGAGTGAGATGAAAAGGGTAAGCACAAAATCCAAAGCATAAATATAATTTAAATGCCCCAGTCTCTAATCTCCAGTATCTAGTCTCTATTTATATGTTATACGTCCTACACGGAACAGATAGAAAAAAGGTGAGAGAGGAATCAAAAAAGATTCTTACAGGTCTCGCGATCAAGCGACCCGGTGCGCAAGTGTTTCGTCTTGTTGATGAAGGAGCAACAATTGAACGTCTTAAAGAACTTCTTGAAAGCACTGGGCTTTTTGAAGCAAAATATATTGTTGTATTGGAGTTTGCTCTTGGTGACGAAATATTTGATGAAGCAATTATGTCGCTAGCACCCGCCCTCGCTGAGTCAAAACATATTTTTGTTATCTTGGAAGAAAAAATAGGAACACCACTACAAAAAGTTTTTGAAGAACATGCAAACAAAGTACAGGAACTCGATCTTCCTAAAGAAGAGAAAAAAAGATTCAACATTTTTGCGCTTAC
Proteins encoded:
- the ruvB gene encoding Holliday junction branch migration DNA helicase RuvB, encoding MTSFSDKEKTLTGSSPSKKPAEETPKEIRDVYLDASLRPTHWNEYIGQSQTKDNLHILLSAAKERGHAPEHILFYGPAGLGKTTLAHLIAHELNNAIKITSGPAIERVGDLASVLTNLSPNDILFIDEIHRLNPAIEEVLYPAMESGRLDIIIGKGPSARTVQLDLPPFTLIAATTRIALLSAPLRSRFSGGMFRLEFYTDEEIFSILKRSAKLLGVEADASALKEIAKRSRSTPRTANYLLKRVRDFAQVHKKDVTHEVVLDALTLLGIDECGLTPTDQKLLSLIVDTFNGGPVGLSTLAASLSEDSATIEEVYEPYLMQLGFIERSPRGRIITGKGRAHIGAKPADQESLL
- a CDS encoding GspE/PulE family protein — translated: MITFDEDKQNKKFEQLREQEEEDLMHMLSNKYSIPYIDLTSSPINPDALIIIPEKSAREGMIAAFGLTGKALSVAVHAPENPATKTVLAELESRGFTPTLSLTSTHSLAFVWDRYKDLSYTAGSKKGMLDIGSEDMTALVAQVRHLEDIKKLFVEALAMQKTHRISRIIEVLLSSALATKASDIHIEPEEKDVRVRMRVDGVLADVATIDSETYHLVLSRFKLLSTLKLNVQNEAQDGRFSINFKDISIEIRTSILPGQYGESIVMRILNPDSISVSIERLGMRDDLFAIITAAIAKPNGLILTTGPTGSGKTTTLYAFLKKVHTPDIKIITIEDPIEYHLKGVVQTQVDSGHDYTFQSGLRAALRQDPDIIMVGEIRDNETAEIAIHAALTGHLVFSTLHTNSAAGAFTRLIDIGINPRILGSALTLALAQRLVRILCEKCKKEVPLEGVEKEKIDAVLGTVVDTSKIASLQRERVWHAGEGGCEACNGLGYKGRMGLYEGIIVNAAIEDIIESSPSEREIRKAADLQGLLTLAQDGVMKVLEGKTTLEEIERVVDLTTEEKAAPPTPEI
- the tsaE gene encoding tRNA (adenosine(37)-N6)-threonylcarbamoyltransferase complex ATPase subunit type 1 TsaE — protein: MKRVECQSLDEVGKLARAFLGTLVSREDGATLVILKGDLGAGKTAFVKETARLLGITEHVTSPTFVIEKRYTLPSGLLPTTSYFRSLVHIDAYRMESAHELEVLGWQELLKEPKTLVMVEWPERVAESIPEGAHVIECEFVNETTRAFTL
- a CDS encoding DNA polymerase, producing the protein MAKKETKKEIKRLVLLDTHAIIHRAYHALPDFASATGEPTGALYGLSAMLLKMVTELKPDYIVAAYDLPKPTYRHEAFAGYKATRVKAEDDLIQQIQRSRDVLEALSIPLYECEGFEADDVLGTIVEQMKKRDDVEIIITSGDMDTLQLVEGNRVRVFTLRKGMHDTILYGEKDVKTRFGFVPKLLPDYKGLRGDPSDNIPGIVGIGEKTATTLVTTFGSLKDIYAALKKDEEKVITSGVTARTIKLLQEGKEDAEFSKMLATIRRDVPISFTLPPKPWKETLDLTVVMKLFTELGFRSLVSRLKEQFGRSEKLFEDTPEPTKEVIPEKDFEEACLGLWLLNSDMTSPSEEDLLAYAKTESLTEARTKILTDVAKEGLTTVLEQIEKPLTPVLKKMTATGIRLDSEYLKELSRDYHSELDALARRIYQHAGGEFNINSPRQLGDVLFEKMGLKGGKKTATGQRSTRESELQKLVDTHPIINEILEHRELQKLLSTYIDAFPSLIGDDGRLHTTFMQTGTTTGRLSSQNPNLQNIPIRTELGRAVRGAFVAEKGYALVAFDYSQIELRIAAIMSRDEKLVKTFHEGGDIHTTVAAEIFNVAPEDVTADMRRTTKVINFGVLYGMGANALAQTAKMPRSDAQKYLAEYEKTFIGLRDYISKAKGEVRKKGYTETLFGRRRRLSAIRSPLPFMQAEAERQAVNAPIQGTSADIIKIAMIRADEHITENKLSEDVRLVLQIHDELIFEVREEKVAEIVPIIKNIMEKALPADKAGGVPILTEASSGKRWSEMKRVSTKSKA